One stretch of Methanobacteriaceae archaeon DNA includes these proteins:
- a CDS encoding 4Fe-4S dicluster domain-containing protein, with amino-acid sequence MPKVIIDDGNCDGAECGECVDVCPMEILIIDGEKIKIQNVEECNECEVCVDVCPNACIEVKED; translated from the coding sequence ATGCCAAAAGTAATTATAGATGATGGAAACTGCGATGGAGCAGAGTGTGGAGAATGCGTCGATGTTTGCCCTATGGAAATCCTAATCATTGATGGGGAAAAAATAAAGATCCAAAACGTGGAAGAATGCAATGAATGCGAAGTCTGCGTAGATGTTTGTCCTAATGCTTGTATCGAAGTAAAAGAAGACTAA
- the queC gene encoding 7-cyano-7-deazaguanine synthase QueC, translating to MPQKQKKAISVLSGGLDSTVATSALKEEYEIHALTFDYGQRSAKMEIESSKQICQKLGIKHTVMDLSWLGKLGKSALTDHENEVPQLESDKLDDKEICDETARKVWVPGRNVVFTAIATAFAEAEDAEIIIVGWDLEEAVTFPDNSREFLEAFNKTLEIGTLEGVQIEAPVIDLNKNEIVEMGETVDAPMEMSYSCYMGEEQHCGLCESCMRRKRAFEMAGVVDKTNYK from the coding sequence ATGCCACAGAAACAGAAAAAAGCAATTTCAGTCCTTTCTGGAGGATTGGATTCAACTGTAGCCACTTCTGCTTTAAAAGAAGAATATGAAATTCATGCTTTAACCTTTGATTACGGCCAACGCAGTGCTAAGATGGAAATTGAGTCATCTAAACAAATTTGCCAAAAATTAGGTATTAAACACACGGTTATGGATTTATCCTGGCTGGGTAAATTGGGGAAATCGGCCCTAACAGATCATGAAAATGAAGTTCCTCAGTTAGAAAGTGATAAACTGGATGATAAAGAAATCTGCGACGAAACAGCCCGGAAAGTATGGGTTCCTGGTAGAAATGTGGTATTTACGGCCATTGCCACGGCATTTGCTGAGGCCGAGGATGCAGAAATAATTATTGTGGGCTGGGATTTGGAAGAAGCAGTTACTTTTCCAGACAACTCTCGAGAATTTTTAGAGGCCTTTAATAAAACTCTTGAAATTGGGACCTTGGAAGGAGTTCAGATTGAGGCCCCAGTTATTGATTTAAATAAGAATGAGATTGTTGAAATGGGTGAAACTGTAGACGCACCTATGGAAATGAGTTATTCTTGTTATATGGGTGAAGAACAACATTGTGGACTTTGTGAATCTTGTATGAGGCGCAAAAGGGCCTTTGAAATGGCTGGTGTGGTAGATAAAACTAATTATAAATGA
- a CDS encoding inositol-3-phosphate synthase, protein MDKIKIAIIGVGNCASSLIQGIHYYKDKKSEDAIGLMHWEIGGYQPKDIEVVAAFDVDKRKVGEDVSKAIFAKPNCTKVFCDKIPGSGVKVSMGHALDGVAAHMKEYEDNYTFIKADADPSDVVKVLKESGAEILLNYLPVGSEEATKFYAQCALDAGVAFINNMPVFIASNPEWAAKFEEKGIPIVGDDIKAQIGATITHRTLANLFKDRGVKLDRTYQINTGGNTDFLNMLNRDRLDSKKESKTEAVQSVLSERMDPHNIHIGPSDYVPWQEDNKICFLRMEGKTFGDIPMNIELRLSVEDSPNSAGCVIDAIRCCKLGLERGIGGPLISISSYTMKHPPEQFTDDKAAEKVDEFIEGKLER, encoded by the coding sequence TTGGATAAAATAAAAATAGCAATAATCGGTGTGGGTAATTGTGCAAGTTCCCTCATCCAAGGGATACATTATTACAAGGACAAAAAGAGTGAAGACGCCATTGGACTCATGCACTGGGAAATTGGTGGCTACCAACCAAAAGACATAGAAGTAGTAGCAGCTTTTGATGTTGACAAGCGAAAAGTTGGAGAAGACGTTAGCAAGGCCATATTTGCTAAGCCCAACTGTACAAAAGTATTCTGTGATAAAATACCAGGCAGTGGAGTTAAAGTATCCATGGGCCATGCCCTGGATGGTGTTGCTGCCCACATGAAAGAATACGAAGATAATTACACATTTATAAAAGCTGATGCAGATCCATCGGATGTGGTTAAAGTCTTAAAAGAAAGTGGGGCTGAAATACTCTTGAATTATCTACCCGTAGGTTCTGAAGAAGCCACTAAATTTTATGCACAGTGTGCATTAGATGCTGGAGTAGCCTTCATCAATAATATGCCAGTTTTCATTGCCAGTAACCCGGAATGGGCTGCTAAATTTGAGGAAAAAGGAATACCAATTGTTGGTGACGATATTAAGGCCCAAATAGGAGCTACCATAACTCACAGGACTCTGGCCAATTTATTTAAAGATAGAGGAGTCAAATTAGACCGTACTTATCAAATTAACACTGGTGGGAACACTGATTTTCTTAATATGCTCAACAGGGATCGTTTAGATTCTAAAAAGGAATCAAAAACTGAAGCAGTACAATCTGTTTTAAGTGAAAGAATGGATCCCCACAACATACACATTGGGCCCAGTGATTACGTACCATGGCAAGAAGACAATAAAATTTGTTTTTTAAGAATGGAAGGTAAGACCTTTGGAGATATTCCCATGAACATTGAGCTACGTCTAAGTGTAGAAGATTCTCCTAACTCTGCAGGATGTGTAATTGATGCCATCCGATGCTGTAAATTAGGATTAGAACGTGGAATTGGAGGACCTCTAATCTCCATATCATCATATACTATGAAGCATCCTCCAGAACAGTTTACTGATGATAAAGCTGCAGAAAAGGTGGATGAATTTATTGAAGGAAAATTAGAAAGGTAA
- the cobZ gene encoding alpha-ribazole phosphatase CobZ produces the protein MEKANKINISDSTVHQTSDFVLISRKKGFDSISLCDVGSGFKNVENIFCTSLFTENGCKITDDEILNKSNNHTPPLTFSGPSAGIVNNISNQNFYIKNSKDLTTIIGLEKFKKEKLSDNLEKLENYPQHMPQLDIILIINQALSSENLLLCFKTALEAKNFVLENLGIPLNLRNKLSKDNSIIVACTAFSDNSDANTAQNVTANINENINELSNSINSFVAESCTEALDQSGFSLGILDYIYEQGINIDDMVESGMELCVGVEVDHALKDKLKKQILKSLEDLNVIALLMAAFRVEETFQNHRVREVNVDDDPAYLYTDEVLGIAISNQIAGTKATFNFKRYDEEKPGIISTLGPMVDDIIAGLIAGCMSKIFEE, from the coding sequence ATGGAAAAGGCCAATAAAATAAACATATCAGATTCAACAGTTCATCAAACTTCAGATTTTGTTTTAATCAGTCGAAAAAAGGGTTTTGACAGTATTAGTCTTTGTGATGTAGGTTCTGGATTCAAAAATGTGGAGAATATATTTTGCACATCTCTTTTTACCGAAAATGGGTGTAAAATAACTGATGATGAGATTTTAAATAAATCTAACAACCATACTCCACCCCTGACATTTTCTGGGCCTTCTGCAGGAATAGTAAACAATATCTCAAATCAAAATTTCTATATTAAAAATTCTAAAGATTTAACCACGATTATTGGCCTTGAAAAATTCAAAAAAGAAAAATTAAGTGATAATTTAGAAAAATTAGAAAATTATCCACAGCATATGCCCCAATTAGATATTATATTAATTATAAATCAAGCATTATCCTCTGAAAATCTTTTATTATGCTTTAAAACTGCTCTGGAAGCAAAAAATTTTGTTTTGGAAAATTTAGGAATACCTTTGAATTTGAGAAATAAATTAAGCAAGGATAATTCCATCATAGTTGCTTGTACTGCCTTTTCAGATAATTCTGATGCAAATACTGCTCAAAATGTTACGGCAAATATTAATGAGAACATAAACGAGCTTTCAAATTCAATAAACTCCTTTGTAGCTGAATCTTGCACCGAGGCCCTTGATCAATCTGGATTTTCATTGGGAATTTTAGATTATATCTATGAACAAGGAATAAACATTGATGATATGGTAGAATCTGGTATGGAACTTTGTGTGGGAGTAGAAGTTGATCATGCCTTAAAAGATAAATTAAAAAAACAGATATTAAAATCTTTAGAGGATTTAAATGTAATTGCCCTTTTAATGGCCGCATTTCGAGTGGAAGAGACCTTTCAAAACCATCGTGTTCGTGAAGTAAATGTGGATGATGATCCAGCTTATTTATACACCGATGAAGTTCTGGGAATAGCAATCTCCAACCAAATTGCAGGAACCAAAGCTACATTTAATTTTAAACGCTATGATGAAGAAAAACCAGGCATAATAAGCACATTAGGGCCCATGGTAGATGACATAATTGCTGGTTTAATTGCGGGTTGTATGTCCAAGATATTTGAAGAATAA
- the larC gene encoding nickel pincer cofactor biosynthesis protein LarC gives MVVIIDPQTAGISGNMVVGALIDLGAHPEKVKEVMEYSASFFGGADVNVSSVDKSGIQATYVNVTCDETHSIKYMDFLEKLEEINHEFIDERMMAFSRAVFQRIAESESQIHGLPLSKIHFHEVGAADAVADVIGSAFAYFDLNFDKEVIYGLPTALGGGTKETAHGRIPIPSPSALDILRGAASFGGPENKELTTPTGAALLMTMVQDFQEFYPPFMHQSTGYGAGGMDLDFPNVLRVSRGLSPVKQDKIVLLETNIDHLSGEVMGHIFKRLMKDGALDVVLIPIIMKKNRPGQLLRVICKLKDSENVLGAIFRETGTLGIRTFPQVHRSILDRKIVPLEVDIKGKRKIRFKLGMMGSQIINSRVEYEDARGVSEETGIPLKDVMEKANKAFKQYLNSPDE, from the coding sequence ATGGTCGTTATAATTGATCCGCAAACAGCAGGAATTTCAGGAAATATGGTGGTAGGAGCTTTAATTGATTTAGGAGCTCACCCGGAAAAAGTAAAAGAGGTAATGGAATATTCAGCGTCTTTTTTTGGAGGGGCAGATGTTAATGTTTCGTCTGTAGATAAATCTGGTATTCAGGCCACTTATGTGAATGTAACATGCGATGAAACTCATTCTATTAAATACATGGATTTTTTAGAAAAACTGGAAGAAATAAATCATGAATTCATTGATGAGAGAATGATGGCCTTTTCTCGTGCGGTTTTTCAGAGAATTGCTGAATCTGAATCTCAAATACATGGATTACCATTATCTAAAATACATTTTCATGAAGTGGGTGCTGCTGATGCGGTTGCAGATGTAATTGGTTCTGCATTTGCTTATTTTGATTTGAATTTTGATAAGGAAGTTATTTATGGCCTTCCTACTGCTCTTGGTGGAGGAACTAAGGAAACAGCCCACGGAAGAATTCCCATACCTTCTCCATCTGCATTAGATATTTTAAGAGGAGCTGCCAGCTTTGGAGGCCCAGAGAACAAGGAACTAACCACACCTACAGGGGCTGCTCTTTTAATGACCATGGTTCAAGACTTCCAGGAATTTTATCCACCTTTCATGCATCAGAGTACAGGATATGGTGCAGGGGGAATGGATCTAGATTTTCCAAATGTTCTTAGGGTTAGTAGAGGTTTAAGTCCAGTTAAACAAGATAAAATAGTTTTGCTGGAGACAAATATTGATCATCTAAGTGGGGAAGTCATGGGCCACATTTTTAAGCGCTTAATGAAAGATGGTGCATTGGATGTAGTTTTGATACCGATAATCATGAAGAAAAATAGGCCGGGACAGCTTTTAAGAGTAATATGTAAGTTAAAAGATTCTGAAAATGTCTTGGGGGCCATATTCAGGGAAACAGGTACTCTGGGCATTAGAACTTTTCCACAGGTTCATCGAAGTATTCTTGATAGAAAGATAGTTCCTTTAGAAGTGGATATTAAAGGAAAAAGAAAAATTCGATTTAAATTAGGAATGATGGGATCTCAAATAATAAATTCTCGTGTAGAATATGAGGATGCTCGCGGGGTTTCCGAAGAAACTGGAATTCCACTTAAAGATGTAATGGAAAAGGCAAATAAAGCTTTTAAACAATATTTAAATAGCCCTGATGAATAA
- a CDS encoding MJ1244 family protein produces the protein MKVHLRVFVEVENLGKIMNILSEKGVTGFYIVEYKGISPQEWQGFAIKEDPKSAISVIRDSARDAILVCSVLDEERVDAIIEEISETMENERYTIVEVPIRRIIVNSPKQ, from the coding sequence ATGAAAGTTCATCTTCGGGTTTTTGTAGAAGTGGAGAACCTGGGAAAGATAATGAATATATTATCAGAAAAAGGGGTAACGGGCTTTTATATAGTGGAATATAAGGGAATATCTCCTCAGGAATGGCAGGGCTTTGCTATTAAGGAAGATCCTAAATCAGCTATATCTGTTATTAGGGACTCGGCCAGAGATGCTATTTTAGTGTGTTCTGTATTAGACGAGGAGCGAGTGGATGCTATAATTGAGGAAATTAGCGAAACCATGGAAAACGAAAGATACACTATTGTGGAAGTTCCTATCCGTAGAATAATTGTTAATTCTCCAAAACAGTGA
- the cobS gene encoding adenosylcobinamide-GDP ribazoletransferase has translation MLQRKEKPLRSSSYHKSLNRQKEHVWYRGIPGLISFSTILPINIHTSIAEMARYTWIWPFIGGFIGALVGVVGLLLSNVFMFSPIVTAAVVYSFAIWFTGFHHLDGLMDLGDALMAHGTPERKIEIMRDLRIGTGGIALFFMVAVTTVAAIASLPILNIFLVLFISEISAKMGLISCCLVSTPIGNGTGRHFIEAINLPHFSLITLITSIIGLLALNWMGLIGILGGIAGGLITALYVKINMKYATGDVLGASNEVARMTAILAMIMAFIWI, from the coding sequence ATGTTACAGAGAAAAGAAAAACCACTTAGAAGCAGTAGTTATCATAAAAGTCTTAATCGGCAAAAAGAACATGTATGGTATAGGGGAATTCCTGGACTAATATCCTTTTCCACCATACTGCCCATAAATATCCACACAAGCATTGCGGAAATGGCAAGATATACTTGGATCTGGCCTTTTATTGGAGGCTTTATTGGAGCATTAGTGGGTGTCGTGGGATTACTATTATCCAATGTCTTCATGTTTTCACCCATAGTTACAGCTGCTGTGGTCTATAGCTTTGCCATATGGTTCACCGGATTTCATCATCTAGATGGTTTAATGGATTTAGGCGATGCCCTAATGGCCCATGGCACTCCGGAACGTAAAATAGAAATTATGCGCGATTTAAGAATTGGAACTGGTGGTATTGCACTATTCTTTATGGTAGCTGTTACCACAGTGGCCGCTATTGCATCTTTACCCATCCTTAACATATTTTTAGTATTGTTTATATCAGAAATATCTGCCAAAATGGGATTGATAAGTTGTTGCCTTGTATCCACCCCTATTGGTAATGGAACTGGGCGTCATTTCATAGAAGCCATAAATTTACCACATTTTAGTTTAATCACTTTAATCACATCCATTATTGGCCTTCTGGCCCTTAATTGGATGGGCCTAATTGGTATTCTGGGAGGAATCGCCGGTGGGCTTATTACTGCATTATATGTCAAAATCAATATGAAATATGCTACTGGAGACGTTTTGGGAGCTTCCAATGAAGTAGCTCGAATGACAGCTATTTTAGCTATGATAATGGCTTTTATCTGGATTTAA
- the oadA gene encoding sodium-extruding oxaloacetate decarboxylase subunit alpha, with the protein MKGIKIIETAFRDAHQSLLATRMRTEDMLPIAEEMDKIGYFSLEAWGGATFDTCIRYLNEDPWDRLRNLKELVTKTPLQMLLRGQNLVGYKHYPDDIVKKFVEKSYENGIDVFRIFDALNDIRNMEYAMKVAKAQGAHVQGVISYTISPYHTMEKYVEFAKELEALECDSVAIKDMAGLISPHDTYELVKTLKEETDLKVNLHCHCTSGMTPMSYYAACQAGVDILDTAISPLAWGTSQPPTESMVAALKDTPYDTDLDLKALNSIKKYFEGIRKKYSSILDPIAEQIDTDVLIYQIPGGMLSNLVSQLKAQDSLDRYEDVLKEMPKVRKDMGYPPLVTPTSQIVGIQAVMNVLGDERYKMVSNEVKDYFKGYYGRPPAPVDPEISKQIIGDEKPIDCRPADILEPQYARYEKEGKEMGIIHKEEDILTFALYPAVAPKFLKGEAEAEILLPPSESNGSCDISAIPTEYNVEVDGDQFEVKVVPTGYISIEETGNIKPPSGPVEGGVSSTMQGMVLKLKVAPGDKVKEGDVVAVIEAMKMENDIQAAHSGTVEEIFTAEGETVNTGDTLMVIK; encoded by the coding sequence ATGAAAGGAATAAAAATTATAGAGACTGCATTCCGAGATGCACATCAGTCTCTCCTGGCAACCCGGATGAGAACCGAAGATATGCTCCCTATTGCTGAAGAAATGGATAAAATTGGGTACTTCTCATTGGAAGCATGGGGTGGTGCAACATTCGATACTTGCATTAGATATTTAAATGAAGATCCATGGGACCGGCTAAGAAACCTAAAAGAACTTGTAACTAAGACTCCCCTACAGATGCTCCTTAGAGGACAGAATTTAGTTGGTTACAAACATTATCCCGACGATATTGTTAAAAAATTCGTGGAAAAATCTTATGAAAATGGAATAGATGTTTTCCGGATTTTTGATGCATTAAATGATATTCGAAACATGGAATATGCCATGAAAGTTGCTAAAGCTCAAGGTGCTCATGTTCAGGGAGTAATAAGTTACACTATCAGTCCCTATCACACCATGGAAAAATACGTGGAATTTGCAAAAGAATTAGAAGCTCTAGAATGTGATTCCGTTGCTATAAAAGATATGGCTGGGTTAATTTCTCCACATGACACTTACGAACTGGTTAAAACCTTAAAAGAAGAAACAGATTTAAAAGTAAATCTGCACTGCCATTGTACCAGTGGTATGACTCCAATGAGTTATTATGCTGCCTGTCAGGCAGGAGTTGATATTTTAGACACTGCAATTTCTCCACTTGCATGGGGAACATCACAGCCACCAACTGAAAGCATGGTAGCAGCCCTTAAGGACACCCCGTATGATACTGACCTTGATTTAAAAGCATTAAATAGTATTAAAAAGTACTTTGAAGGAATTAGGAAAAAATACAGTAGTATTTTGGATCCAATTGCAGAACAAATCGATACGGATGTTCTAATTTACCAGATTCCTGGAGGAATGCTTTCTAACCTGGTTTCTCAACTTAAAGCTCAGGATTCTCTGGATAGATACGAGGATGTATTAAAAGAAATGCCTAAAGTAAGGAAAGACATGGGATATCCTCCATTAGTTACTCCTACCAGCCAGATTGTTGGTATTCAAGCAGTAATGAATGTTTTAGGTGACGAAAGATACAAAATGGTTTCCAACGAAGTTAAAGATTACTTTAAAGGATACTATGGAAGACCACCGGCACCAGTAGATCCTGAAATCTCCAAACAGATTATTGGTGATGAAAAACCTATTGATTGTAGGCCAGCAGACATTCTAGAACCCCAATACGCTCGATATGAAAAAGAAGGAAAAGAAATGGGAATTATTCACAAAGAAGAAGACATCCTGACTTTTGCTCTTTACCCTGCCGTGGCCCCTAAATTCTTAAAAGGAGAGGCTGAAGCAGAAATTTTACTTCCTCCTTCAGAAAGTAATGGTTCATGTGATATTTCAGCTATTCCTACTGAATACAATGTAGAAGTCGATGGAGACCAATTCGAAGTAAAAGTTGTCCCTACAGGATACATCAGCATCGAAGAAACTGGAAACATTAAACCCCCATCCGGACCTGTAGAAGGAGGAGTTAGCTCCACCATGCAGGGAATGGTTCTAAAATTAAAAGTTGCCCCTGGTGACAAAGTTAAGGAAGGAGATGTGGTGGCCGTTATTGAAGCCATGAAAATGGAAAATGATATCCAGGCCGCTCATTCTGGAACCGTTGAGGAAATATTCACTGCCGAAGGGGAAACCGTGAATACTGGCGATACATTGATGGTTATTAAGTAA